From a single Oreochromis niloticus isolate F11D_XX linkage group LG4, O_niloticus_UMD_NMBU, whole genome shotgun sequence genomic region:
- the LOC100702068 gene encoding myosin heavy chain, fast skeletal muscle → MSTDAEMAQYGAASIYLRKPEKERIEAQTAPFDAKTAFFVTDPDEMYVKGKLVKKEGGKATVETEGGKTVTVKEDEIHARNPPKFDKMEDMAMMTHLNEPSVLFNLKERYASWMIYTYSGLFCVVVNPYKWLPVYDATCVAAYRGKKRIEAPPHIFSISDNAYQFMLTDRENQSVLITGESGAGKTVNTKRVIQYFATIAALGAKKAEPTPGKMQGSLEDQIVAANPLLEAYGNAKTVRNDNSSRFGKFIRIHFGTSGKLSSADIETYLLEKSRVTFQLSAERSYHIFYQLMTGHKPELLEALLITTNPYDYPMISQGEITVKSINDVEEFIATDTAIDILGFTADEKLSIYKLTGAVMHHGNMKFKQKQREEQAEPDGTEVADKIAYLLGLNSADMLKALCYPRVKVGNEMVTKGQTVPQVNNAVSALCKSVYEKMFLWMVIRINEMLDTKQPRQFFIGVLDIAGFEIFDFNSLEQLCINFTNEKLQQFFNHHMFVLEQEEYKKEGIQWEFIDFGMDLAACIELIEKPMGIFSILEEECMFPKASDTTFKNKLHDQHLGKTKAFEKPKPAKGKAEAHFSLVHYAGTVDYNISGWLDKNKDPLNDSVVQLYQKSSNKLMCFLYAAHAGAEEAGGGKKGGKKKGGSFQTVSALFRENLAKLMTNLRSTHPHFVRCLIPNETKTPGLMENYLVIHQLRCNGVLEGIRICRKGFPSRILYGDFKQRYKVLNASVIPEGQFIDNKKASEKLLGSIDVDHTQYMFGHTKVFFKAGLLGTLEEMRDEKLAELVTMTQALCRGYVMRKEFVKMMERRESIYSIQYNIRSFMNVKNWPWLKLYFKIKPLLKSAETEKELQNMKENYEKMQTDLATALAKKKELEEKMVGLLQEKNDLQLQVAAEVDNLSDAEERCEGLIKSKIQLEAKLKETSERLEDEEEINAELTAKKRKLEDECSELKKDIDDLELTLAKVEKEKHATENKVKNLTEEMASQDESIAKLTKEKKALQEAHQQTLDDLQAEEDKVNTLTKSKTKLEQQVDDLEGSLEQEKKLRMDLERAKRKLEGDLKLAQESIMDLENDKQQSDEKIKKKDFEISQLLSKIEDEQSLGAQLQKKIKELQARIEELEEEIEAERAARAKVEKQRADLSRELEEISERLEEAGGATAAQIEMNKKREAEFQKLRRDLEESTLQHEATAAALRKKQADTVAELGEQIDNLQRVKQKLEKEKSEYKMEIDDLSSNMEAVAKAKGNLEKMCRTLEDQLSELKAKNDENVRQLNDINSQKARLQTENGEFGRQLEEKEALVSQLTRGKQAFTQQIEELKRHVEEEVKAKNALAHAVQSARHDCDLLREQFEEEQEAKAELQRGMSKANSEVAQWRSKYETDAIQRTEELEEAKKKLAQRLQDAEESIEAVNSKCASLEKTKQRLQGEVEDLMIDVERANSLAASLDKKQRNFDKVLAEWKQKYEESQAELEGAQKEARSLSTELFKMKNSYEEALDHLETMKRENKNLQQEISDLTEQIGETGKSIHELEKAKKTVETEKSEIQTALEEAEGTLEHEEAKILRVQLELNQVKGEIDRKLSEKDEEMEQIKRNSQRVIDSMQSTLDAEVRSRNDALRVKKKMEGDLNEMEIQLSHANRQAAEAQKQLRNVQGQLKDAQLHLDDAVRGQEDMKEQVAMVERRNGLMVAEIEELRAALEQTERGRKVAEQELVDASERVGLLHSQNTSLLNTKKKLESDLVQVQGEVDDAVQEARNAEEKAKKAITDAAMMAEELKKEQDTSAHLERMKKNLEVTVKDLQHRLDEAENLAMKGGKKQLQKLESRVRELETEVEAEQRRGADAVKGVRKYERRVKELTYQTEEDKKNLVRLQDLVDKLQLKVKAYKRQAEEAEEQANTHMSRLRKVQHEMEEAQERADIAESQVNKLRVKSRDAGKGESAE, encoded by the exons ATGAGCACAGACGCGGAGATGGCGCAGTATGGCGCGGCGTCCATTTACCTCCGGAAGCCAGAAAAGGAGAGGATTGAGGCCCAGACTGCTCCATTTGATGCCAAGACGGCCTTCTTTGTGACTGATCCTGATGAGATGTATGTCAAGGGGAAACTTGTCAAGAAGGAGGGTGGTAAAGCCACTGTtgagacagagggaggaaaG ACGGTCACCGTAAAGGAAGATGAAATCCACGCCAGGAACCCTCCAAAGTTTGATAAGATGGAGGACATGGCCATGATGACCCACCTTAATGAGCCATCTGTGTTGTTTAACCTCAAAGAGCGTTATGCATCATGGATGATCTAC ACCTACTCTGGGTTGTTCTGCGTTGTCGTCAATCCCTACAAGTGGCTTCCTGTATATGATGCTACATGTGTAGCAGCATACAGAGGAAAGAAGAGGATTGAGGCTCCACCCCACATCTTCTCCATCTCTGACAATGCCTATCAGTTCATGCTCACTG atcGTGAGAACCAGTCTGTCCTGATTAC TGGAGAATCTGGTGCAGGAAAGACTGTCAACACCAAACGTGTCATCCAGTACTTTGCAACAATTGCAGCTCTTGGAGCTAAGAAGGCTGAGCCAACACCTGGCAAAATGCAG GGCTCTCTTGAGGATCAGATTGTTGCTGCCAACCCTCTGTTGGAGGCCTACGGTAATGCCAAGACTGTGAGGAATGACAACTCCTCTCGTTTT GGTAAATTCATCAGGATTCACTTTGGCACATCTGGCAAGCTGTCTTCAGCTGATATTGAAACGT ATCTGCTGGAGAAGTCCCGTGTCACCTTCCAGTTGTCTGCTGAGAGGAGCTACCATATCTTCTATCAGCTGATGACTGGCCACAAGCCTGAACTTCTGG AGGCTCTTCTGATCACAACTAACCCTTATGACTATCCAATGATCAGTCAGGGTGAAATTACTGTCAAGAGCATCAATGATGTGGAGGAGTTCATTGCAACAGAT ACTGCTATTGACATCTTGGGCTTTACTGCTGATGAGAAGTTAAGCATCTACAAGCTGACTGGTGCTGTGATGCATCATGGCAACATGAAATTCAAGCAGAAGCAGCGTGAAGAGCAGGCTGAACCTGATGGCACTGAGG TGGCTGACAAGATTGCGTACCTATTGGGCCTGAACTCGGCTGATATGCTGAAAGCTTTGTGCTACCCAAGAGTCAAGGTTGGCAATGAGATGGTGACCAAAGGTCAGACCGTCCCACAG GTCAACAATGCTGTCTCAGCTCTGTGCAAATCTGTCTATGAGAAAATGTTCTTGTGGATGGTTATCCGTATCAATGAGATGCTGGACACAAAGCAGCCCAGACAGTTCTTCATTGGAGTGCTGGATATCGCTGGATTTGAGATCTTTGAT TTCAACAGCTTGGAGCAACTCTGCATCAACTTCACCAATGAGAAACTGCAACAGTTTTTCAACCATCACATGTTTGTCCTGGAGCAAGAGGAGTACAAGAAAGAGGGCATTCAATGGGAGTTCATTGACTTTGGTATGGACTTGGCTGCCTGCATTGAGCTTATTGAGAAG CCAATGGGCATCTTCTCCATCCTTGAAGAGGAGTGCATGTTCCCCAAGGCCTCTGACACAACTTTCAAGAACAAGCTGCACGATCAGCATCTTGGCAAGACCAAGGCATTTGAGAAGCCAAAGCCTGCAAAGGGCAAGGCTGAGGCACACTTCTCCCTGGTTCACTATGCTGGTACAGTGGACTACAAtatctctggctggctggacaAGAACAAGGACCCACTGAATGACTCAGTTGTGCAGCTCTACCAGAAGTCATCAAACAAACTGATGTGCTTCCTTTACGCAGCCCATGCTGGAGCTGAAG AGGCTGGTGGTGGCAAAAAAGGTGGTAAGAAGAAGGGTGGTTCCTTCCAAACTGTGTCTGCTCTTTTCAGA GAGAATCTGGCCAAGCTGATGACCAACTTAAGGAGCACTCATCCTCACTTTGTCCGTTGCCTGATTCCCAATGAGACAAAGACCCCAG GCCTTATGGAGAACTACCTGGTCATCCACCAGCTGAGGTGTAACGGTGTACTGGAGGGcatcagaatctgcagaaaggGTTTCCCCAGCAGAATCCTCTATGGTGACTTCAAGCAGAG ATACAAAGTGTTGAATGCCAGTGTCATCCCTGAGGGACAGTTCATTGACAACAAGAAAGCTTCAGAGAAGCTGCTTGGCTCCATTGATGTGGATCACACACAGTACATGTTTGGGCACACAAAG GTGTTCTTCAAAGCTGGTCTGCTGGGCACTCTTGAGGAGATGAGAGATGAGAAACTGGCTGAGCTGGTGACCATGACTCAGGCTCTCTGCAGAGGATACGTCATGAGGAAAGAGTTTGTGAAGATGATGGAGAGGAG AGAATCTATCTACTCCATCCAGTACAACATCCGTTCTTTCATGAATGTCAAGAACTGGCCATGGCTGAAACTGTACTTCAAGATCAAGCCTCTTCTGAAGAGTGCTGAGACTGAGAAGGAGTTGCAGAACATGAAGGAGAACTATGAGAAGATGCAGACAGACCTGGCTACTGCTCTGGCCAAGAAGAAGGAACTGGAAGAGAAGATGGTTGGCCTGCTGCAGGAGAAGAATGACCTGCAACTTCAAGTGGCTGCA GAAGTTGACAATCTCTCTGATGCTGAAGAAAGGTGTGAGGGGCTCATTAAGAGCAAGATCCAGCTCGAGGCCAAACTCAAAGAGACAAGTGAGAGACtggaggatgaagaggaaatCAATGCTGAGCTGACTGCTAAGAAgaggaagctggaggatgaatgctctgagctgaagaaggaCATTGATGACTTGGAGCTCACCTTGGCCAAAGTGGAGAAGGAGAAACATGCCACAGAAAACAAG GTGAAAAACCTGACAGAGGAGATGGCATCTCAAGATGAGTCAATTGCCAAGTTAACCAAGGAGAAGAAAGCCTTACAAGAGGCCCATCAGCAAACACTGGATGATCTCCAGGCAGAGGAGGACAAAGTCAACACTCTGACCAAGTCCAAGACAAAGCTGGAACAGCAAGTTGATGAT CTTGAGGGTTCACTggagcaagagaagaagctccGCATGGACCTTGAGAGAGCCAAGAGGAAGCTGGAGGGAGATCTGAAACTAGCCCAGGAATCCATAATGGATCTGGAGAATGACAAGCAGCAGTCTGATGAGAAAATCAAGAA GAAGGACTTTGAAATCAGCCAACTTCTCAGCAAAATTGAAGATGAGCAGTCTCTTGGTGCTCAACTTCAGAAGAAGATCAAAGAACTTCAG GCTCGTATTGaggagctggaagaggagaTTGAGGCTGAGAGGGCAGCTCGGGCTAAGGTAGAGAAGCAGAGAGCCGACCTCTCCAGGGAGCTTGAAGAGATCAGCGAGAGGCTCGAGGAAGCTGGTGGAGCAACAGCTGCTCAGATTGAGATGAACAAGAAGCGAGAGGCTGAGTTCCAGAAACTGCGTCGTGATCTTGAGGAATCAACTCTGCAGCATGAAGCTACTGCAGCAGCTCTCCGTAAGAAGCAGGCTGACACTGTTGCAGAGCTCGGAGAGCAAATCGACAACCTTCAGCGTGTCAAACAGAAGCTGGAGAAGGAGAAGAGCGAGTACAAGATGGAGATTGATGACCTCTCCAGCAACATGGAGGCTGTTGCTAAAGCAAAG GGCAACTTGGAGAAAATGTGCAGGACTCTTGAGGATCAACTAAGTGAACTCAAAGCCAAAAACGATGAGAATGTTCGTCAGTTGAATGACATTAATTCCCAGAAGGCGAGACTACAGACAGAGAATG GTGAGTTCGGACGCCAGCTTGAGGAGAAAGAAGCTCTTGTTTCTCAGCTCACAAGGGGCAAGCAGGCCTTCACTCAGCAGATTGAGGAGCTGAAGAGACACGTTGAGGAGGAAGTGAAG GCCAAGAACGCCCTGGCTCATGCTGTTCAGTCAGCACGTCATGACTGTGATCTGCTCAGAGAGCAGTttgaggaggagcaggaggccaAGGCTGAGCTGCAGCGAGGAATGTCCAAGGCCAACAGTGAGGTGGCTCAGTGGCGATCCAAATATGAGACTGACGCTATCCAGCGCACTGAGGAGCTGGAGGAAGCCAA GAAAAAGCTTGCCCAGCGCCTGCAGGACGCTGAGGAATCCATTGAGGCTGTGAACTCCAAGTGTGCCTCACTGGAGAAGACCAAGCAGAGGCTGCAGGGTGAGGTGGAGGACCTCATGATTGATGTGGAGAGAGCTAATTCTCTGGCTGCCAGCCTTGACAAGAAGCAGAGGAACTTTGATAAG GTCCTGGCAGAATGGAAGCAGAAGTATGAGGAGAGCCAGGCAGAGCTGGAAGGAGCCCAAAAGGAGGCTCGTTCTCTCAGCACTGAGTTGTTCAAGATGAAGAACTCATATGAAGAGGCTCTGGATCATCTTGAGACCATGAAGAGAGAGAACAAGAACCTGCAGC AGGAGATCTCAGATCTGACTGAGCAGATTGGTGAGACAGGAAAGAGCATCCATGAGCTGGAAAAGGCCAAGAAGACTGTTGAGACTGAGAAGTCTGAAATTCAGACAGCTCTGGAGGAAGCTGAG GGAACTCTGGAGCATGAAGAGGCCAAGATCCTTCGTGTTCAGCTTGAGCTAAACCAGGTGAAAGGTGAGATTGACAGGAAGCTGTCAGAGAAGGATGAGGAGATGGAGCAGATCAAGAGGAACAGCCAGAGGGTGATTGACTCCATGCAGAGCACTCTTGATGCTGAGGTCAGGAGCAGGAATGATGCCCTGAGAGTCAAGAAGAAGATGGAGGGAGACCTGAATGAGATGGAGATTCAGCTGAGCCATGCCAACAGACAGGCTGCTGAGGCCCAGAAGCAACTGAGGAATGTCCAAGGACAGCTTAAG GATGCCCAACTGCACTTGGATGATGCTGTCAGAGGACAGGAAGACATGAAGGAGCAGGTCGCCATGGTGGAGCGCAGAAATGGTCTGATGGTGGCTGAGATTGAGGAGCTGAGAGCCGCTCTggagcagacagagagaggacgCAAAGTAGCTGAGCAGGAGTTGGTTGATGCTAGCGAGCGTGTCGGACTGCTTCACTCTCAG AACACCAGTCTTTTGAACACCAAGAAGAAGCTGGAGTCTGACCTTGTCCAGGTTCAGGGTGAGGTGGATGATGCAGTTCAAGAAGCAAGAAATGCTGAGGAGAAGGCCAAAAAGGCTATCACTGAT GCTGCCATGATGGCTgaggagctgaagaaggagCAGGACACCAGTGCTCACCTGGAGAGGATGAAGAAGAACCTGGAGGTCACAGTCAAGGACCTGCAGCACCGTCTGGATGAGGCTGAGAACCTCGCCATGAAGGGTGGCAAGAAGCAGCTCCAGAAACTGGAGTCCAGG GTCCGTGAACTGGAAACTGAAGTTGAAGCTGAGCAGAGACGTGGAGCTGATGCTGTTAAAGGAGTCCGTAAATATGAGAGGAGAGTGAAGGAGCTCACCTACCAG ACTGAGGAGGACAAGAAGAATTTGGTCAGACTTCAGgatctggtggacaaactgcaGCTCAAAGTCAAGGCTTACAAGAGACAGGCTGAGGAGGCT GAGGAACAGGCCAACACCCATATGTCCAGATTGAGAAAGGTCCAGCATGAGATGGAGGAAGCTCAGGAACGTGCTGACATTGCTGAATCTCAGGTCAACAAACTGAGAGTCAAGAGCCGTGATGCTGGAAAG GGTGAAAGTGCTGAATAA